The genomic region GGCCAGGGGCTCCCGGTGGGCCAGCCGCTGCAGGACCACCAGGGTGAAGGCCAGCCCGGTCAGGGCCTGGGACGCCGCCACCACCATGCCGTAGATGGTGGAGTACCAGTGGGGCTCCAGGGACATGCCCCAGTCGATGGCGGCGAAGGTGACGGTCAGCCCGAAGAGGGCCAGGGCCGGCCCGCTGGAGCGCCGCAGCCGCTCCCCGATGGCTTCGGCCCGGTCCGGCTCCTCTTCCTGACGGCGGGCCTGGTGGTTAATCCAGAGGGAAACGGCGATCCAGATGGCAAAATAGAATAGACTGCGCCCGGTGAAGAAGGGCACGTTCAGGTAGGCCTGCTTGTGCTGCAGCAGGGGATCCGCGGCCACCGTTTCGGGCCGGGCCCAGGCATAGAGCCGCCCCAGCCCCGCGTACAGAGGAAGGAAGAGCACGGCCATCAGGACGGCCAGGCGAGCCGTCGTTTCCACGATGTTCCGGATCACAAAGCCCCAGCGGCCGCCGGTCATGTAGTAGATCAGGGCCCAGACCAGGCTGCCCAGGGTGATGCCCAGCCAGAAGAGGTAGGCAAAGAGGTAGGCCTGGAAAAACTGGTCGGGCGCCAGCCAGAGCCCCAGCAGGCAGAGCAGGGCGCCCACACCACCCGTGGCCAGGGCCTGGCGCCGAAGTCGTTGAAATGTGGGGTCAGCTGTCAGGTCCGAGGCAGCTCGTCGCTCCATGGTCTGTTCCCCTGGTTTCTCCATCACGCTTCACCCGTCACGGTTGGCTTTGGACCGGCTCCGCCAGCAGTTGTTGCCGGATCTCCGGCGGCAGTTCTTCGACGGACACGTGCTGGCTCAGCTGCAGAGCCCGGATGTAGGCCACAATGGCCCAGCGGTCGTCGGGCTGGATGCGATCGCCGTAGCTGTACATGGTCCCAAATCCGTTGGTGATGACATTAAACAGATAGCCCGGCGGCAGGTTGCGCAGCCGGTCCGAGTGAAAGGACGGGGGGTGCTTCAATCCTCGACGCACGATCATGCCGTCGCCGCTGCCGTCGTAGCCGTGGCAGGGGGAGCAGAAGATGTTGTACCGTTCCTGTCCCCGCTGCAACACTTCCAGGGTCACGGGGAAGGGGAAGAGCTCGGCCGGTGCTCCCTCCATCCGTCCCGTGTAGCGCAGGGTGTCGGTGTAGGCCAGACCCCGGGCCACGGTATGGGGCACCAGCGGTCGGGCAGCGGCGCCGTCGTCAAAGAAGGTGCTGGCCGCCAGGGGCTCGTAACGGGGCTGGGCCCGCATGCGGCCGGCACATCCGGTCAGCAGCAACCCGGCCAGCAGCAGCCCGGCCAAGATCGGTCCAACCCAGAGGGACGCGTGGGGCGTCCCTTCCAGCTGTGAAATCTGTGGTTTCTGCAGTGGACTCATCCGTTTCTTCACGGCTCCACCTCGAACACGCCACGGGCGCCCAGGGTCTCCAGGAACGCGCGGGTCTCCTGGAGGTCGAAGCGGGGATCCGTGGCCTCAATGCACAGAAAGAAGCGGTCCCGAGAGGCGGCCGAAAACTCAGCCACGTTGAAGACGGGATGGTAGGGCTGGGGCAGGCCGTTGAGGGCAAACATGCCCAGGACGGCGGACAGGGCCGCCACCAGGATGGTGAGCTCGAAGGTCACCGGAATGAAGGCCGGCCAGCTGGCATGGGGGCGCCCGCCCACGTTGAAGGGGTAGTTCACCGCCGCCGCATACCATTGAAGCAGGAGCCCGGTCGCGCCGCCCACCAGGCCGCCGCCCAGCACAATGAGGGGCAGGCGTCGCCCCCGCACGCTCAACACCTCGGGCAGCCCTTCCACGGGGAAGGGCGTGTACGCCTCCATGCGTCGGTATCCCTGTTCCCGCGCAGCCCGGGCGGCCCGCAACAGGGCTTCCCCATCTTCGAACTCCGCCATCAGGCCGTAGAGTCCAACATCGGATGCGGCGATTGCCATGGCGCTATCCTCCCACTTCCCTGAACAGCCCGGCTACACGGCCTCCCCCGCCCGGGGAGCCGGATGGGCCTCGCCGTGTCGCTCGCTCTCGGCCACCAGCTCCCGCATTTCGAAGATGGAGATGGCCGGGAGCAGTCGCACAAAGAGGAAGAGCAGGGCGAAGAAGAGCCCGATGGTCCCCACATAGAGCGCCCAGTCCCAGCGGGTGGGCACATACATCCCCCACGCCGCCGGTATAAAGTCCCGGTGGAGGCTGGTCACCACGATGATGAAGCGCTCCAGCCACATGCCCACGTTGACGATGATGGAAATCACCAGCAGCGCAGGCACATGGCGCCGGACCCGCCGGGACCAGAACAGCTGCGGGACCACCACATTGGCCCCGATCATGAGCCAGTAGGCCGGGGCGTAGGGTCCCAGCATGCGGTTGACCGTCATGTACCATTCGAACTGGTTGCCGCTGTACCACGCGGTGAAGATTTCGATCAGGTAGCCGTAGGCCACGATGAGGCCGGTGGCCAGCATCACCTTGGCCATGTTGTTCAGGTGGCGCATGGTGATGAAATCCTCCAGCCCGAACACCCGGCGCAAGGGAATGGCGATGGTCATCACCATGGCGAAGCCGGAAAAGATGGCCCCGGCCACGAAGTAGGGCGGGAAGATGGTGGAGTGCCAGCCGGGGATGAGACCGGCGGCAAAGTCCAGCCCCACCACGCTGTGCACCGAAACCACCAGCGGTGTGGCCAGGGCGGCCAGCAGGTAGTAGGCGGTCTGATAGCGCTGCCAGTGGGAGGCCGCGTTCCGCCACCCCATGGCCAGAAAGCCATAGATCACCTGGGCCAGGCGATGCTGGGATCGGTCCCGCAGGGTGGCCAGATCCGGGATCAGGCCCACGTACCAGAACATCAGCGAGACGGTGGCATAGGTACCCACGGCGAACACGTCCCAAACCAGGGGGCTGCGCCACTGGGGCCAGAGGCCCATGGTGTTGGGGTAGGGCAGGAGCCAGTAGAAGAGCTGGGGACGCCCCAGGTGGAGCAGGGGGAAAAGCCCGGCGCAGGCCACGGCAAAGAGGGTCATGGCCTCGGCAAAGCGGTTGATGGAGGTCCGCCACTCCTGGCGCAGGAGCAGCAGAATGGCCGAGATCAGGGTGCCCGCGTGGCCGATGCCGATCCACCAGACGAAGTTGATGATGGCAAAGCCCCAACCCACCGGGATGTTCACCCCCCAGATGCCCACGCCCCGGAGCAGCAGGTAGGCCACAGCGTACAGGAGCAGCATCACCAGCGCAAACATCAGGGCTGCCCCCACGAACCACCAGCGAGGCGTGCGCCGGGTGAGCACGATGGCGCTGATCTTGTCGGTGACCGTCGCGTAGGTATATCCCGGTGCGATCACCGGGGCGGGTCCGTCGGCGTGCTGTTGTTGGGGCATGGACTCACCTGCCATACTCGTCTCCTCCCCTTAGCCGCTGAGGGCCGGGTTGGGGTTGCGCACCTCGGCCAGGTAGCTGGTTCGGGGCCGGGTGCCCAACTCGGCCAACAGGGTGTAGTTCAAAGGATGCTCCTTGAGCCGGGCCACCGGGTCCTCCTCGGCGTTGATGTCGCCGAACACGATGGCCTGGGTGGGACAGGCCTGCTGGCAGGCCGTCAGGATTTCCCCCGGCCCAATGGGGCGCCCCTCCTTCTGGGCTTCGATGCGGGCCGCGTTGATCCGCTGGATGCAGTAGGTGCATTTTTCCATGACGCCCCGGTTGCGGACGGTCACATCCGGGTTGCGCCACATCTGTAACAGGGGGCTCTCGTCGCTCGGCACATAGTCGAAGAAGTTGAAACGGCGCACCTTGTACGGGCAATTGTTGGAGCAGTAGCGGGTGCCCACGCAGCGGTTGTAGATCATCTCGTTCAGCCCCTCCGCATCGTGCACCGTAGCCTCCACCGGGCAGACCGGCTCACAGGGCGCCCGCTCGCAGTGCATGCAGGGCCGGGGCTGAAAGTGCACCGTAGGATTCTCCGGCGGCCCGCTGAAATATTGGTCCACCTTAAGCCAGTGCATCTCCCGACCCATGGCCACGTTTTCTTTCCCCACCACCGGGATGTTGTTCTCCATCTGGCAGGCGATGGTGCAGGCGTTACAGCCGATGCACGCGGTCAGGTCAATCACCATGCCCCAGGCATGGCCTTCGTACGGATAGGGCGGGTAGAGGGAGGGCTGCTCGTGTTCATCGT from Litorilinea aerophila harbors:
- a CDS encoding c-type cytochrome, coding for MSPLQKPQISQLEGTPHASLWVGPILAGLLLAGLLLTGCAGRMRAQPRYEPLAASTFFDDGAAARPLVPHTVARGLAYTDTLRYTGRMEGAPAELFPFPVTLEVLQRGQERYNIFCSPCHGYDGSGDGMIVRRGLKHPPSFHSDRLRNLPPGYLFNVITNGFGTMYSYGDRIQPDDRWAIVAYIRALQLSQHVSVEELPPEIRQQLLAEPVQSQP
- the nrfD gene encoding NrfD/PsrC family molybdoenzyme membrane anchor subunit, which produces MPQQQHADGPAPVIAPGYTYATVTDKISAIVLTRRTPRWWFVGAALMFALVMLLLYAVAYLLLRGVGIWGVNIPVGWGFAIINFVWWIGIGHAGTLISAILLLLRQEWRTSINRFAEAMTLFAVACAGLFPLLHLGRPQLFYWLLPYPNTMGLWPQWRSPLVWDVFAVGTYATVSLMFWYVGLIPDLATLRDRSQHRLAQVIYGFLAMGWRNAASHWQRYQTAYYLLAALATPLVVSVHSVVGLDFAAGLIPGWHSTIFPPYFVAGAIFSGFAMVMTIAIPLRRVFGLEDFITMRHLNNMAKVMLATGLIVAYGYLIEIFTAWYSGNQFEWYMTVNRMLGPYAPAYWLMIGANVVVPQLFWSRRVRRHVPALLVISIIVNVGMWLERFIIVVTSLHRDFIPAAWGMYVPTRWDWALYVGTIGLFFALLFLFVRLLPAISIFEMRELVAESERHGEAHPAPRAGEAV
- a CDS encoding MMPL family transporter, which codes for MERRAASDLTADPTFQRLRRQALATGGVGALLCLLGLWLAPDQFFQAYLFAYLFWLGITLGSLVWALIYYMTGGRWGFVIRNIVETTARLAVLMAVLFLPLYAGLGRLYAWARPETVAADPLLQHKQAYLNVPFFTGRSLFYFAIWIAVSLWINHQARRQEEEPDRAEAIGERLRRSSGPALALFGLTVTFAAIDWGMSLEPHWYSTIYGMVVAASQALTGLAFTLVVLQRLAHREPLARVLTPDHWDDLGKFFMAMTLLWAYLTFAEYLIIWSANLPEEVVHFLDRLEGGWQWVSALLLLGHFAVPFALLLSGRIRRSPEKLSRIAIWLLGMDLVYLYWLVIPAFYPGQFHLHWLHVVTPVAMGGIWLAVFLWQLAQRPLLPRFGPGAPAREQAGHGEARAGRKSQGRTAHGQS
- a CDS encoding DUF3341 domain-containing protein: MAIAASDVGLYGLMAEFEDGEALLRAARAAREQGYRRMEAYTPFPVEGLPEVLSVRGRRLPLIVLGGGLVGGATGLLLQWYAAAVNYPFNVGGRPHASWPAFIPVTFELTILVAALSAVLGMFALNGLPQPYHPVFNVAEFSAASRDRFFLCIEATDPRFDLQETRAFLETLGARGVFEVEP